From one Marmota flaviventris isolate mMarFla1 chromosome 1, mMarFla1.hap1, whole genome shotgun sequence genomic stretch:
- the Hps4 gene encoding BLOC-3 complex member HPS4 isoform X1, producing MATSTSPETKSAPWWNYFFLYDGSKVKEEGDPTRAGICYFYPPQTLLDQQELLCGQIAGVVRCVSDISDSPPTLIRLRKLKFAVKVDGDYLWVLGCAVELPDVSCKRFLDQLIGFFHFYNGPVSLAYKSRSQEELSLQWNTFIQRVLSNTSDLHKIFNSLWNLDRTKVEPLLLLKAALILQTCQRSPHVLAGCILYEGLIVSTQLQPSLTAKVLLHQPVPRDQRLSTAGAAPQEAGTAFPPNVLITPVFVTEEEAVSLREFPAERVPGSPTPSARLQDTPAQHATKSRGTSAPKEHATRHAGSVSCMPVTTPAPPSPGRAWPSGRQENGHVPGRELEPLGSAGLRSLVQSQGLGLSCSLQEPGFPEGELDLSEVHIPEAHEEGPSSGHLAFPHVCVLGGRGPCSQEPGNGASSLQPTVPEDSAVSSRFSPAPPETLTQNGVLEQSEDLPATSGHTLVPGADLLPRRTSRPLSPPCPDPGQRETELSCGEQGVAQGVDGVHRSLEGPGLEGSSNSANPQGDRPSADRADCSLAAAGSHTGLVQMNLYTHSVKGLVLSLLAEEPLLGDGAAIEEVYRSSLASLNGLEVHLEETLPAEEAGPARSTYTFTHYDRVQSVLSANLPQAATPQDRRFLQAISLMHSDFARLPALYEMTARNASTAVFACCTPAQETYFQPLAAAARSSGFPSPEDSAFSLPGRARQKLLKHGVNLL from the exons ATGGCCACCTCTACCTCCCCAGAGACAAAGTCAGCCCCTTG gtggaattatttttttctctatgatgGCTCCAAGGTGAAGGAGGAAGGAGATCCCACCCGAGCtggcatttgttatttttacccTCCTCAG ACCCTGCTCGACCAGCAGGAGCTGCTGTGCGGGCAGATTGCCGGAGTGGTCCGCTGCGTCTCTGACATTTCTGACTCTCCTCCTACCCTCATCCGTCTTCGGAAGCTCAAGTTTGCTGTGAAGGTGGACGGAGATTACCTCTGG GTGCTGGGCTGTGCCGTGGAGCTCCCTGATGTCAGCTGCAAGCGGTTTCTGGATCAGCTCATCGGATTCTTCCATTTTTACAATGGGCCTGTTTCCCTGGCTTATAAG AGCCGTTCTCAGGAAGAACTAAGCTTGCAGTGGAACACCTTCATCCAGCGCGTTCTGAGCAACACTAGCGATCTGCACAAGATATTCAATTCCCTCTGGAACTTGGACCGAACCAAG GTGGAgccgctgctgctgctgaagGCAGCTCTCATCCTACAGACCTGCCAGCGCTCGCCTCACGTACTAGCTGGGTGCATCCTCTATGAAGGACT GATCGTGAGCACCCAGCTGCAGCCCTCGCTCACGGCCAAGGTCCTGCTTCACCAGCCTGTACCTCGGGACCAG AGACTGTCCACAGCAGGGGCCGCCCCACAGGAAGCGG GAACAGCGTTCCCCCCGAATGTTCTGATCACACCCGTCTTCGTGACGGAAGAGGAAGCTGTGAGCCTCCGAGAGTTCCCAGCGGAGCGGGTGCCTGG CTCTCCCACGCCTTCAGCCCGACTCCAGGACACTCCGGCCCAGCACGCTACAAAGAGTCGGGGCACGTCTGCCCCAAAGGAACATGCCACCAGGCACGCGGGATCTGTGTCCTGTATGCCAGTGACCACACCAGCGCCTCCGAGCCCAGGGAGAGCCTGGCCAAGTGGCAGGCAGGAGAATGGGCATGTGCCTGGCCGGGAGCTGGAGCCCCTTGGGTCTGCGGGACTGCGTAGCCTGGTCCAGAGCCAGGGTCTTGGCCTCAGCTGCTCGCTGCAGGAGCCAGGCTTTCCCGAGGGAGAGCTGGACTTGTCTGAAGTCCATATTCCAGAAGCTCATGAAGAAGGACCATCTTCAGGCCATCTTGCTTTCCCACATGTGTGTGTCCTGGGTGGCAGAGGTCCCTGCAGCCAGGAACCTGGGAATGGTGCCAGCAGTTTGCAGCCCACAGTGCCTGAGGACTCAGCTGTCAGCAGCCGCTTCTCTCCTGCCCCTCCTGAGACACTCACCCAGAACGGAGTCCTAGAACAGAGCGAGGACCTTCCTGCCACCAGTGGCCACACCCTCGTTCCTGGAGCAGATCTTCTCCCCAGAAGGACCAGCAGACCCTTGTCACCGCCTTGCCCAGATCCAGGGCAGAGAGAGACTGAGCTGTCTTGCGGGGAGCAGGGTGTGGCTCAGGGTGTCGACGGGGTCCACAGGAGCCTTGAGGGCCCTGGATTGGAGGGCAGTTCAAACTCAGCCAACCCTCAGGGTGACAGGCCCTCTGCAGACAGAGCGGACTGCTCGCTGGCCGCAGCAGGGTCCCACACGGGACTTGTGCAGATGAACCTGTACACCCACAGCGTCAAGGGCCTGGTGCTGTCCCTGCTGGCTGAGGAGCCGCTGCTGGGAGATGGTGCCGCCATTGAGGAGGTG TACCGCAGCAGCCTGGCGTCCCTGAACGGGCTGGAGGTGCACCTGGAGGAGACGCTGCCGGCCGAGGAGGCGGGCCCCGCCCGCAGCACCTACACCTTCACGCACTACGACCGCGTCCAGAGCGTGCTCTCTG CGAACCTGCCACAGGCGGCCACCCCCCAGGACCGCCGCTTCCTCCAGGCCATCAGCCTCATGCACTCGGATTTTGCCCGGCTGCCCGCGCTGTACGAAATGACCGCCAG gaACGCCTCCACGGCCGTGTTCGCCTGCTGCACCCCCGCCCAGGAGACCTACTTCCAGCCTCTGGCAGCCGCGGCCCGGAGCTCCGGCTTCCCCAGCCCCGAGGACAGCGCCTTCAGCCTCCCCGGCCGAGCCAGGCAGAAGCTGCTGAAGCACGGGGTGAACTTGCTCTGA
- the Hps4 gene encoding BLOC-3 complex member HPS4 isoform X2, translating to MATSTSPETKSAPWWNYFFLYDGSKVKEEGDPTRAGICYFYPPQELLCGQIAGVVRCVSDISDSPPTLIRLRKLKFAVKVDGDYLWVLGCAVELPDVSCKRFLDQLIGFFHFYNGPVSLAYKSRSQEELSLQWNTFIQRVLSNTSDLHKIFNSLWNLDRTKVEPLLLLKAALILQTCQRSPHVLAGCILYEGLIVSTQLQPSLTAKVLLHQPVPRDQRLSTAGAAPQEAGTAFPPNVLITPVFVTEEEAVSLREFPAERVPGSPTPSARLQDTPAQHATKSRGTSAPKEHATRHAGSVSCMPVTTPAPPSPGRAWPSGRQENGHVPGRELEPLGSAGLRSLVQSQGLGLSCSLQEPGFPEGELDLSEVHIPEAHEEGPSSGHLAFPHVCVLGGRGPCSQEPGNGASSLQPTVPEDSAVSSRFSPAPPETLTQNGVLEQSEDLPATSGHTLVPGADLLPRRTSRPLSPPCPDPGQRETELSCGEQGVAQGVDGVHRSLEGPGLEGSSNSANPQGDRPSADRADCSLAAAGSHTGLVQMNLYTHSVKGLVLSLLAEEPLLGDGAAIEEVYRSSLASLNGLEVHLEETLPAEEAGPARSTYTFTHYDRVQSVLSANLPQAATPQDRRFLQAISLMHSDFARLPALYEMTARNASTAVFACCTPAQETYFQPLAAAARSSGFPSPEDSAFSLPGRARQKLLKHGVNLL from the exons ATGGCCACCTCTACCTCCCCAGAGACAAAGTCAGCCCCTTG gtggaattatttttttctctatgatgGCTCCAAGGTGAAGGAGGAAGGAGATCCCACCCGAGCtggcatttgttatttttacccTCCTCAG GAGCTGCTGTGCGGGCAGATTGCCGGAGTGGTCCGCTGCGTCTCTGACATTTCTGACTCTCCTCCTACCCTCATCCGTCTTCGGAAGCTCAAGTTTGCTGTGAAGGTGGACGGAGATTACCTCTGG GTGCTGGGCTGTGCCGTGGAGCTCCCTGATGTCAGCTGCAAGCGGTTTCTGGATCAGCTCATCGGATTCTTCCATTTTTACAATGGGCCTGTTTCCCTGGCTTATAAG AGCCGTTCTCAGGAAGAACTAAGCTTGCAGTGGAACACCTTCATCCAGCGCGTTCTGAGCAACACTAGCGATCTGCACAAGATATTCAATTCCCTCTGGAACTTGGACCGAACCAAG GTGGAgccgctgctgctgctgaagGCAGCTCTCATCCTACAGACCTGCCAGCGCTCGCCTCACGTACTAGCTGGGTGCATCCTCTATGAAGGACT GATCGTGAGCACCCAGCTGCAGCCCTCGCTCACGGCCAAGGTCCTGCTTCACCAGCCTGTACCTCGGGACCAG AGACTGTCCACAGCAGGGGCCGCCCCACAGGAAGCGG GAACAGCGTTCCCCCCGAATGTTCTGATCACACCCGTCTTCGTGACGGAAGAGGAAGCTGTGAGCCTCCGAGAGTTCCCAGCGGAGCGGGTGCCTGG CTCTCCCACGCCTTCAGCCCGACTCCAGGACACTCCGGCCCAGCACGCTACAAAGAGTCGGGGCACGTCTGCCCCAAAGGAACATGCCACCAGGCACGCGGGATCTGTGTCCTGTATGCCAGTGACCACACCAGCGCCTCCGAGCCCAGGGAGAGCCTGGCCAAGTGGCAGGCAGGAGAATGGGCATGTGCCTGGCCGGGAGCTGGAGCCCCTTGGGTCTGCGGGACTGCGTAGCCTGGTCCAGAGCCAGGGTCTTGGCCTCAGCTGCTCGCTGCAGGAGCCAGGCTTTCCCGAGGGAGAGCTGGACTTGTCTGAAGTCCATATTCCAGAAGCTCATGAAGAAGGACCATCTTCAGGCCATCTTGCTTTCCCACATGTGTGTGTCCTGGGTGGCAGAGGTCCCTGCAGCCAGGAACCTGGGAATGGTGCCAGCAGTTTGCAGCCCACAGTGCCTGAGGACTCAGCTGTCAGCAGCCGCTTCTCTCCTGCCCCTCCTGAGACACTCACCCAGAACGGAGTCCTAGAACAGAGCGAGGACCTTCCTGCCACCAGTGGCCACACCCTCGTTCCTGGAGCAGATCTTCTCCCCAGAAGGACCAGCAGACCCTTGTCACCGCCTTGCCCAGATCCAGGGCAGAGAGAGACTGAGCTGTCTTGCGGGGAGCAGGGTGTGGCTCAGGGTGTCGACGGGGTCCACAGGAGCCTTGAGGGCCCTGGATTGGAGGGCAGTTCAAACTCAGCCAACCCTCAGGGTGACAGGCCCTCTGCAGACAGAGCGGACTGCTCGCTGGCCGCAGCAGGGTCCCACACGGGACTTGTGCAGATGAACCTGTACACCCACAGCGTCAAGGGCCTGGTGCTGTCCCTGCTGGCTGAGGAGCCGCTGCTGGGAGATGGTGCCGCCATTGAGGAGGTG TACCGCAGCAGCCTGGCGTCCCTGAACGGGCTGGAGGTGCACCTGGAGGAGACGCTGCCGGCCGAGGAGGCGGGCCCCGCCCGCAGCACCTACACCTTCACGCACTACGACCGCGTCCAGAGCGTGCTCTCTG CGAACCTGCCACAGGCGGCCACCCCCCAGGACCGCCGCTTCCTCCAGGCCATCAGCCTCATGCACTCGGATTTTGCCCGGCTGCCCGCGCTGTACGAAATGACCGCCAG gaACGCCTCCACGGCCGTGTTCGCCTGCTGCACCCCCGCCCAGGAGACCTACTTCCAGCCTCTGGCAGCCGCGGCCCGGAGCTCCGGCTTCCCCAGCCCCGAGGACAGCGCCTTCAGCCTCCCCGGCCGAGCCAGGCAGAAGCTGCTGAAGCACGGGGTGAACTTGCTCTGA